The Brachybacterium huguangmaarense genome contains a region encoding:
- the aspT gene encoding aspartate-alanine antiporter: MFEAVAKLLQDNPLIALFFCVSLGYLIGKFRIRSFKLGGIAGTLIVSVVLGQIGIKLDDSVRGVFFALFIYAVGFQGGPQFFRALNKRSLNQLLSAVLTCVLGLVTVLIAAWVFGLDRGLAAGLAAGGLTQSAIIGTAGDAIAKLGLPTDVTQQMQTNVAVGYAVTYIFGSLGPILLISWFLPMIRRWNIRREAVKLASELSGGHAELEAGQYNAVRRIITRYYGVTAESPWVGKTVGDVDRVLADASIEDVLRGGAHHEATASDVLAAGDNVAVTGTIERLEALSSTIGKEVVPPQGAIEVEERRDLVVTNKELVGADIGSIHARLNDAADYGVFLVGARRSGHDLPSLSGVEVHRGDEIAVIGRPADLDRAQKLLGYPIGAAAVTDFVFFGVGVALGMLIGLIEVPIFGVSVSIGAGGGCLLSGLVFGWLRGVHPRFASLPTGASNFLRDFGLAAFVGAVGLGAGAQALSAIRESGLTLLLLGVAVTVIPTVLSFFLSYTVLRIRNPIDLLAAIAGGRSANPAFAALMEKAGNATPVVPFTVTYAVANVLLTLWGPVIIALVTVNAS; this comes from the coding sequence ATGTTCGAGGCGGTCGCGAAGTTGCTGCAGGACAATCCGTTGATCGCACTGTTCTTCTGCGTGTCGCTGGGTTATCTGATCGGGAAGTTCCGTATCAGATCGTTCAAGCTCGGCGGGATCGCAGGAACACTGATCGTCAGCGTCGTGCTCGGACAGATCGGTATCAAGCTCGACGACAGCGTGCGAGGCGTCTTCTTCGCCCTGTTCATCTACGCGGTGGGGTTCCAGGGTGGCCCGCAGTTCTTCCGGGCGCTGAACAAGCGCTCGTTGAACCAGTTGCTGTCTGCCGTACTCACCTGCGTCCTGGGGCTTGTCACTGTCCTGATCGCGGCGTGGGTGTTCGGCCTTGACAGGGGCCTGGCCGCGGGGCTCGCCGCGGGGGGCCTTACGCAGTCAGCGATCATCGGGACGGCCGGCGATGCGATCGCCAAGCTGGGACTGCCGACGGATGTCACGCAGCAGATGCAGACCAACGTCGCTGTCGGCTATGCCGTCACCTACATCTTCGGATCGCTGGGACCGATCCTCCTGATCTCCTGGTTCCTGCCCATGATCCGGCGGTGGAACATCCGCCGTGAAGCAGTGAAGCTGGCGTCGGAGCTCTCGGGAGGCCACGCAGAGCTCGAGGCCGGGCAGTACAACGCCGTGCGCCGGATCATCACTCGCTACTACGGGGTCACGGCGGAGAGCCCTTGGGTCGGGAAGACCGTCGGCGACGTCGACCGTGTGCTCGCCGACGCGAGCATCGAGGACGTCCTGCGCGGTGGCGCGCACCACGAGGCCACCGCGAGCGACGTGCTGGCGGCGGGTGACAACGTTGCGGTCACCGGGACGATCGAGCGACTCGAAGCGTTGTCCTCGACGATCGGGAAGGAAGTCGTCCCTCCACAGGGAGCGATCGAGGTCGAAGAACGTCGCGACCTCGTGGTCACCAACAAGGAGCTCGTGGGAGCCGATATCGGGTCGATCCACGCTCGGCTCAATGATGCGGCGGACTACGGCGTGTTCCTCGTTGGTGCCCGCCGCAGTGGCCACGACCTGCCGTCTCTGTCGGGCGTCGAGGTGCACCGTGGCGACGAGATCGCCGTCATCGGGCGCCCCGCCGACCTCGACAGGGCGCAGAAGCTCCTGGGGTATCCGATCGGCGCTGCCGCCGTCACCGACTTCGTGTTCTTCGGTGTCGGTGTGGCTCTGGGCATGCTGATCGGCCTGATCGAGGTCCCGATCTTCGGGGTCTCGGTGTCCATCGGCGCCGGCGGCGGCTGCCTGCTGTCGGGTCTCGTCTTCGGGTGGCTGCGCGGCGTCCACCCCCGGTTCGCGTCCCTGCCCACCGGCGCCTCCAACTTCCTACGCGACTTCGGGCTGGCGGCGTTCGTGGGCGCAGTGGGACTGGGGGCCGGCGCCCAGGCTCTCTCGGCCATTCGCGAATCCGGGCTGACGCTGCTCCTGCTGGGTGTCGCCGTCACGGTGATCCCGACCGTCCTCAGCTTCTTCCTCTCCTATACAGTCCTGCGGATTCGCAATCCGATCGATCTGCTCGCCGCCATCGCAGGCGGCCGCAGCGCGAATCCGGCGTTCGCCGCTCTGATGGAGAAAGCCGGCAACGCAACCCCGGTCGTCCCGTTCACCGTCACCTACGCCGTGGCCAACGTCTTGCTGACCCTCTGGGGGCCCGTGATCATCGCACTCGTCACCGTCAACGCCTCCTGA
- a CDS encoding SDR family NAD(P)-dependent oxidoreductase codes for MDLQLNDRVILVVGGRGIVGRAVVDTLRQEGAVALSSSRSPKADVQMDLADDDSVRGAIRRVLDEHGRLDGLVVSAAPPASTLAPSQSSAPDAVGQAIDTKALGFLRVANAVLPTFLDAHYGRIVGVSGQNAWSTSSIMAAARNAVLNLAAKGLADEHAGSGLTVNTVNPGPVGERNGAIPSIGAAGWSTPDQVASTITYLVSPIAGAISGESIAVGHRIRGVNV; via the coding sequence ATGGACTTGCAACTGAACGACCGTGTCATCCTCGTCGTGGGCGGGAGGGGAATCGTCGGACGAGCTGTGGTCGATACCTTGCGGCAAGAGGGAGCGGTCGCATTGTCGAGCTCCCGGAGCCCGAAAGCTGACGTGCAGATGGACCTGGCCGACGACGACTCGGTGCGTGGCGCCATACGTCGGGTGCTCGACGAGCATGGCCGTCTCGACGGACTGGTGGTATCCGCCGCCCCGCCTGCTAGCACCCTCGCTCCTTCCCAGTCGTCAGCTCCTGACGCTGTCGGCCAGGCAATCGACACCAAAGCACTGGGGTTTCTCCGCGTCGCCAATGCGGTGCTGCCGACGTTCCTCGACGCACATTACGGACGGATCGTGGGCGTCAGCGGACAGAACGCATGGTCGACATCGAGCATCATGGCCGCTGCCCGCAATGCGGTCCTGAATCTCGCAGCCAAGGGATTGGCCGATGAGCATGCCGGCAGCGGTCTCACGGTCAACACGGTCAATCCGGGTCCGGTGGGCGAGAGGAACGGAGCCATCCCGAGCATCGGTGCCGCGGGTTGGTCCACGCCCGACCAGGTGGCGTCGACCATCACCTATCTCGTATCACCGATTGCCGGTGCGATCTCGGGCGAGTCCATCGCCGTCGGGCACAGGATCCGCGGGGTGAACGTCTAG
- a CDS encoding bifunctional aspartate transaminase/aspartate 4-decarboxylase codes for MSSQPTPSSSSSRAQQVLTSSPPATELSPFELKDLLIKAASSDTHRLMLNAGRGNPNFLATQPRHAFLRLGEFALRESERSYSYLDSGFGGLPKETGLVDRFEVFASGHDHDEGVAFLRAAISYVDDQLGIDAESFLAEAVTAFLGCQYPVPPRMLPNAERIVARYLRQQMTGDRPTGDFAVFATEGGTAAMTYLFESLFANELLHPGDKIAIGTPIFSPYLEIPTLPGYDLEVVDIRMDQDHQWQYPQDELDKLLDPAVKVFCLVNPSNPPSTKLSDASLRTIAELIQSRRPDLIVITDDVYGTFADDFTSLFALAPRNTVLVYSFSKFFGATGWRLGTIALHEDNTIDAALAAQPDEIRDRLRTRYSSLTEDASTLGFIDRLVADSRAVALNHTAGLSLPQQLQMTLFALHALTDRLGRYQTAAKSLIRHREATLYASAGMPVYDAPEDVDYYTLVDLQRLAGQLYGQDFAAWFEKKDLGRDFLFRLARETGVVLLPGNGFEVVDASARVSLANLTEAEYVSIGRFTRTVLDEYHADYIAG; via the coding sequence ATGTCCTCGCAACCCACCCCGTCCTCCAGCAGCTCCCGCGCCCAGCAGGTCCTGACATCGTCCCCGCCCGCTACGGAACTCAGTCCCTTCGAGCTCAAGGACCTGCTGATCAAGGCGGCCTCCTCGGACACTCATCGGCTGATGCTGAACGCCGGCCGCGGCAACCCGAACTTCCTGGCCACACAGCCACGCCATGCGTTCCTGCGGCTGGGGGAGTTCGCGCTGCGGGAGTCCGAGCGGTCCTACTCCTACCTCGACAGCGGCTTCGGCGGACTGCCCAAGGAGACAGGACTCGTCGACCGGTTCGAGGTCTTCGCCAGCGGCCACGATCACGATGAAGGCGTCGCGTTCCTACGGGCGGCGATCTCGTACGTCGATGACCAGTTGGGCATCGACGCCGAGTCCTTCCTGGCCGAGGCCGTGACGGCGTTCCTCGGATGCCAGTACCCCGTCCCTCCGCGCATGCTCCCCAACGCCGAACGGATTGTCGCACGATACCTGCGCCAGCAGATGACCGGGGACCGCCCCACGGGTGACTTCGCGGTGTTCGCGACCGAGGGTGGGACCGCCGCGATGACCTATCTCTTCGAGAGCCTGTTCGCCAACGAGCTGCTGCATCCCGGGGACAAGATCGCCATCGGGACCCCGATCTTCTCGCCGTACCTGGAGATCCCGACCCTGCCGGGATACGACCTCGAGGTCGTCGACATCCGTATGGACCAGGACCACCAGTGGCAGTACCCCCAGGACGAGCTCGATAAGCTCCTCGACCCGGCTGTGAAGGTGTTCTGCCTCGTCAATCCCTCCAACCCGCCGTCGACGAAGCTGTCTGATGCGAGCCTGCGAACCATTGCCGAGCTGATCCAGTCCCGCCGCCCGGACCTCATCGTCATCACCGATGACGTCTACGGGACCTTCGCAGACGACTTCACGTCGCTGTTCGCCCTGGCACCCCGCAACACGGTCCTCGTGTACTCCTTCTCGAAGTTCTTCGGGGCCACCGGCTGGCGCCTCGGGACGATCGCCCTGCACGAGGACAACACGATCGACGCCGCACTGGCCGCCCAGCCCGACGAGATCCGCGACCGCCTCCGGACCCGGTACTCCTCACTGACCGAGGACGCCTCCACGCTGGGGTTCATCGACCGCCTCGTTGCGGACTCCCGCGCTGTCGCACTGAACCACACAGCGGGCCTGTCTCTGCCCCAGCAGCTGCAGATGACGCTGTTCGCCCTGCATGCACTCACCGATCGACTTGGCCGGTACCAGACCGCAGCCAAGTCCCTCATCCGGCACCGCGAGGCCACTCTGTATGCGAGCGCAGGAATGCCCGTCTATGACGCACCGGAGGACGTGGACTACTACACGCTGGTGGATCTGCAGCGCCTCGCCGGCCAGCTCTACGGGCAGGACTTCGCGGCCTGGTTCGAGAAGAAGGACCTCGGTCGCGACTTCCTGTTCCGCCTCGCACGGGAAACAGGTGTCGTGCTACTGCCCGGTAATGGCTTCGAGGTCGTCGACGCCAGCGCGCGCGTGTCCCTGGCCAACCTGACCGAAGCCGAGTACGTCTCGATCGGTCGCTTCACGAGAACCGTCCTCGACGAGTACCACGCGGACTACATCGCAGGTTGA